From one Phocoena sinus isolate mPhoSin1 chromosome 4, mPhoSin1.pri, whole genome shotgun sequence genomic stretch:
- the B3GNT5 gene encoding lactosylceramide 1,3-N-acetyl-beta-D-glucosaminyltransferase — MDVRMFVSGRRVKKWQFIQLFATCFVLSLMFFWISIDNHIVSHMKSYSYRYLINSYDFVNDSLSLKRSEDGAPRYQYLINHEEKCQTQDVLLLLFVKTAPENYNRRSAIRKTWGNEKYVRSELNANIKTLFVLGTPSDPLTRERLQRRLVWEDQMYSDIIQQAFADSFYNLTLKFLLQFSWANSFCPHAKFLMTADDDIFIHMPNLIEYLQSLERIGVQDFWIGRVHRGAPPVRDKSSKYYVSYEMYQWPAYPDYTAGAAYVISGDVAAKVYEASQTLNSSLYIDDVFMGLCANKIGIVPQYHVFFSGEGKTPYHPCIYEKMMTSHGHVEDLQDLWKDATDPKVKMISKGFFGQLYCRIIKIVLLCKLTYVDTYPCRAAFA; from the coding sequence ATGGACGTCAGAATGTTTGTTAGTGGCAGGAGAGTAAAAAAATGGcaatttattcagttatttgcCACTTGTTTTGTACTAAGCCTCATGTTCTTCTGGATATCGATCGATAACCACATCGTGAGCCACATGAAGTCCTACTCTTACAGATACCTCATAAATAGCTACGACTTTGTGAATGATAGCCTGTCTCTTAAGCGCAGCGAGGATGGGGCTCCTCGCTACCAGTACTTGATAAACCACGAGGAGAAGTGTCAAACACAAGACGTCCTGCTCTTACTGTTTGTAAAGACTGCTCCTGAAAACTACAATCGCCGTTCTGCCATTAGGAAAACATGGGGCAATGAGAAGTATGTTCGCTCTGAACTTAACGCCAACATTAAAACTCTGTTTGTCTTAGGAACACCTTCTGACCCACTGACAAGAGAAAGACTTCAGAGAAGACTGGTTTGGGAAGATCAGATGTACAGTGATATAATTCAGCAAGCCTTTGCTGATTCTTTCTATAATCTTACTCTTAAATTTCTTCTGCAGTTCAGTTGGGCAAATAGCTTTTGTCCACATGCCAAATTCCTTATGACTGCTGATGATGACATATTTATTCACATGCCAAATCTTATTGAATACCTTCAGAGTTTAGAACGAATTGGTGTTCAAGACTTTTGGATTGGTCGTGTTCATCGTGGTGCCCCTCCCGTCAGAGACAAAAGCAGCAAATACTATGTCTCCTATGAAATGTACCAGTGGCCGGCTTACCCTGACTATACTGCAGGAGCCGCCTACGTGATCTCTGGTGATGTAGCCGCCAAAGTCTATGAGGCATCACAGACACTTAACTCTAGTCTTTACATAGACGATGTGTTCATGGgcctctgtgccaataaaatagGGATAGTACCACAATACCATGTGTTTTTCTCCGGGGAAGGTAAAACTCCTTATCATCCCTGCATCTATGAAAAAATGATGACATCTCATGGGCATGTAGAAGACCTTCAGGACCTTTGGAAGGATGCCACAGACccaaaagtaaaaatgatttcaaaaggTTTCTTTGGTCAATTATACTGCAGAATAATTAAGATAGTCCTCCTTTGCAAACTGACCTATGTGGATACGTATCCGTGTAGGGCTGCCTTTGCCTAA